From one Microbacterium sp. 10M-3C3 genomic stretch:
- a CDS encoding rhomboid family intramembrane serine protease gives MTTDEFQRNSDNFCYRHPDRQSFVLCQRCLRTICPECQTPAAVGVICPECLAEQRAQRTPAQKKAERRWSRASTPMAAVGSGRPVVTLVIIAVTALVFVVTLIPGVGTSVDNALSFYAPALYPQITGVFQPWRLVTVTLVHSGFWHIGLNMLALWFMGRSLEPLLGRSRFLVLYLLSAVGGSVAVALLAPNVPVVGASGAIFGLFGALLVIGRHLGANIRVIAILIAINFALPFVLALVSAIGTGSFAGALQAIQISWQSHLGGLIAGAAIGFIYARTRRRTQRPLQIGLLVGFGALMVTLLALPPVIYG, from the coding sequence GTGACCACCGACGAGTTCCAGCGCAACAGCGACAACTTCTGCTACCGGCATCCCGACCGGCAGAGCTTCGTGCTGTGCCAGCGGTGCCTGCGGACGATCTGTCCCGAGTGCCAGACCCCCGCCGCGGTCGGGGTGATCTGTCCGGAGTGTCTCGCGGAGCAGCGCGCGCAGCGCACGCCCGCGCAGAAGAAGGCCGAGCGCCGGTGGTCGCGCGCGTCGACGCCCATGGCCGCTGTCGGCTCCGGCCGGCCGGTCGTGACGCTCGTGATCATCGCGGTGACGGCGCTCGTCTTCGTCGTGACCCTCATCCCGGGTGTCGGCACTTCCGTCGACAACGCACTGTCCTTCTACGCCCCGGCGCTGTATCCACAGATCACGGGCGTCTTCCAGCCGTGGCGGCTCGTGACGGTCACGCTCGTGCACAGCGGGTTCTGGCACATCGGCCTCAACATGCTCGCCCTGTGGTTCATGGGCCGCAGCCTCGAGCCACTCCTCGGTCGCTCGAGATTCCTCGTGCTCTACCTCCTGAGCGCGGTCGGCGGCTCGGTGGCGGTGGCGCTGCTGGCGCCGAACGTGCCGGTCGTCGGCGCGTCGGGCGCCATCTTCGGCCTCTTCGGCGCACTGCTCGTGATCGGACGGCATCTCGGGGCGAACATCCGCGTCATCGCGATCCTGATCGCGATCAACTTCGCGCTGCCGTTCGTGCTCGCACTCGTGTCGGCGATCGGCACCGGCTCGTTCGCGGGTGCGCTGCAGGCGATCCAGATCTCGTGGCAGTCGCACCTCGGCGGCCTCATTGCCGGCGCGGCGATCGGCTTCATCTATGCCCGCACGCGGCGTCGCACGCAGCGACCGCTGCAGATCGGACTGCTGGTGGGCTTCGGCGCCCTCATGGTGACGCTGCTGGCGCTGCCGCCCGTGATCTACGGCTGA
- a CDS encoding cell division protein CrgA — protein MARTSNGDDPIAARGDRESAPNPAWFLPVMIGLMLVGLAWVLVFYLSSMQFPIPGIGAWNLVIGFGIAFIGFLMTIRWR, from the coding sequence ATGGCACGAACGAGCAACGGCGACGACCCGATCGCCGCGCGCGGCGATCGGGAATCCGCGCCCAACCCGGCATGGTTCCTCCCCGTGATGATCGGCCTGATGCTGGTCGGTCTGGCATGGGTGCTCGTCTTCTACCTGAGCAGCATGCAGTTCCCGATCCCGGGCATCGGCGCGTGGAACCTCGTCATCGGTTTCGGCATCGCGTTCATCGGGTTCCTGATGACCATCCGCTGGCGATAA
- a CDS encoding YbaK/EbsC family protein codes for MSEDPTERVRAAAAARGLDVEIVARPAAHTLAEAAALLGLHPSGIVKTLVVKRSDDTYLFALVPGDRAISWPKLRAVVGVNKLQLPDPQRALEATGYERGTIVPIGSATDWPVFADERIVGQRVALGAGAHGYSLFVDADALIAAYDATVADITMEAPA; via the coding sequence GTGAGCGAAGACCCCACCGAACGCGTCCGAGCCGCCGCCGCCGCGCGCGGGCTCGACGTCGAGATCGTGGCGCGCCCGGCCGCGCACACCCTCGCCGAGGCGGCCGCGCTCTTGGGGCTGCATCCGTCGGGCATCGTCAAGACGCTCGTGGTGAAACGCTCCGACGATACGTATCTGTTCGCCCTCGTGCCCGGTGACCGCGCGATCTCGTGGCCGAAGCTGCGGGCCGTCGTCGGCGTCAACAAGCTGCAGCTCCCCGACCCGCAGCGGGCGCTCGAGGCGACCGGCTACGAGCGCGGCACGATCGTGCCGATCGGCAGCGCGACCGACTGGCCGGTGTTCGCGGACGAGCGGATCGTCGGCCAGCGCGTCGCGCTCGGCGCCGGAGCACACGGGTACAGCCTGTTCGTCGACGCCGACGCGCTCATCGCCGCGTACGACGCGACGGTCGCCGACATCACGATGGAAGCGCCCGCTTAG
- a CDS encoding NUDIX hydrolase: MDMRVAAYAVITDDDGRLLLAHWNEGRHAAWTLPGGGLEAGEDPEHAARREVREETGYRVALDALLGIHSRVIPAADRISGDASPLHTLRIVYRAHTTGGRLRNEVDGSTDRAEWFTLDDVQRLQRVKLVDIALRMADLR, encoded by the coding sequence ATGGACATGCGGGTCGCGGCCTATGCGGTCATCACGGATGACGACGGCCGTCTGCTGCTCGCCCACTGGAACGAAGGGCGCCACGCCGCGTGGACCCTGCCCGGCGGCGGACTCGAGGCCGGCGAAGATCCGGAGCACGCCGCGCGGCGCGAGGTGCGGGAGGAGACCGGCTATCGGGTCGCCCTCGATGCGCTCCTCGGAATCCACTCCCGCGTCATCCCCGCCGCCGACCGCATCAGCGGCGACGCGAGTCCGCTCCACACGCTGCGCATCGTCTATCGCGCGCACACCACGGGCGGACGGCTTCGCAACGAGGTCGACGGCTCGACCGACCGCGCCGAGTGGTTCACGCTCGACGACGTGCAGCGCCTGCAGCGCGTCAAGCTCGTCGACATCGCGCTGCGGATGGCGGACCTGCGCTAA
- a CDS encoding DNA helicase, whose product MSLSRKSKKELRKLRKHAAKVWESQQVLLGEGADVAREAGRAVGNYSREQVVPAVKDSYDRYAAPYVDKSVKYSRHVLSDKVVPTAGALVGGAMSVWDAANDTRARLAKGRGFELDTKKYAKKADKYGKQATKKLAKKLEPQRSGIGAGGVIAILLGIAAAAGVVYAAWQTLRADDELWVADDPLRAPDA is encoded by the coding sequence GTGAGCCTCAGCCGCAAGAGCAAGAAGGAGCTGCGCAAGCTCCGCAAGCACGCCGCGAAGGTGTGGGAGTCGCAGCAGGTGCTCCTCGGTGAGGGTGCCGACGTCGCCCGCGAAGCCGGCCGCGCCGTCGGCAACTACAGCCGCGAGCAGGTCGTGCCCGCGGTCAAGGACTCATACGACCGCTACGCGGCCCCGTACGTGGACAAGAGCGTGAAGTACTCGCGCCACGTGCTCAGCGACAAGGTCGTCCCCACCGCGGGCGCGCTCGTGGGCGGAGCCATGTCGGTGTGGGATGCGGCGAACGACACCCGCGCGCGCCTGGCGAAGGGCCGCGGCTTCGAGCTGGACACCAAGAAGTACGCCAAGAAGGCCGACAAGTACGGCAAGCAGGCGACCAAGAAGCTCGCGAAGAAGCTCGAGCCGCAGCGCTCGGGGATCGGCGCCGGCGGCGTCATCGCGATCCTCCTCGGCATCGCCGCGGCAGCCGGCGTCGTCTACGCCGCTTGGCAGACGCTGCGCGCCGACGACGAGCTGTGGGTCGCGGACGACCCGCTGCGCGCTCCCGACGCGTGA
- a CDS encoding peptidylprolyl isomerase: protein MPSPSAVATIHTNHGDIVVNLFGDQAPRTVQNFIGLADGSQAWTHPATGQPGEGPLYTDVIFHRIIPGFMIQGGDPLGQGVGGPGYTFNDEISPELDFQTPYKLAMANAGLRRNALTGKAEGTNGSQFFITTDPTPWLQGKHTIFGEVADDASKAVVDAIAAVPTAAGDRPIEPVLISSIDVTAL, encoded by the coding sequence ATGCCTTCTCCCTCCGCGGTCGCGACCATCCACACCAATCACGGCGACATCGTCGTCAATCTCTTCGGCGACCAGGCGCCGCGCACGGTGCAGAACTTCATCGGTCTCGCCGACGGCTCGCAGGCCTGGACCCACCCCGCGACCGGTCAGCCCGGCGAGGGCCCGCTCTACACCGACGTGATCTTCCACCGCATCATCCCGGGCTTCATGATCCAGGGCGGCGACCCGCTCGGCCAGGGCGTGGGCGGTCCCGGCTACACGTTCAACGACGAGATCAGCCCCGAGCTCGACTTCCAGACCCCGTACAAGCTCGCCATGGCCAACGCGGGTCTGCGCCGCAACGCCCTGACCGGCAAGGCCGAGGGCACCAACGGCTCGCAGTTCTTCATCACGACCGACCCGACCCCGTGGCTGCAGGGCAAGCACACGATCTTCGGCGAGGTCGCGGATGACGCGTCCAAGGCCGTCGTCGACGCGATCGCCGCCGTCCCCACCGCCGCCGGCGATCGTCCGATCGAGCCCGTCCTCATCAGCTCGATCGACGTCACCGCGCTCTGA